In Quercus robur chromosome 10, dhQueRobu3.1, whole genome shotgun sequence, a genomic segment contains:
- the LOC126703962 gene encoding uncharacterized protein LOC126703962: MEALLTQYLEEYRKENEIYYISKKMVAYEEKYTALEKTCVSLVWATQKLKHYMLAFKVLLIARMDPLKYLMEKLVQDGKTAKWVLLLSKFDIKYVTQKSVKGRTIADHLAHCSPKEAKEIQRDFPDEDIIGIELEPWKMYFDIATNQNGNGIGVLLISLKGTHILFSSRLNFSTTNNATEYEAFIVGLQAALSLEIEELEVYGDSALIISQIQN; this comes from the coding sequence ATGGAGGCTTTGCTTACTCAATATCTAGAGGAGTAtagaaaggaaaatgaaatttattatattagcaAGAAGATGGTGGCTTATGAAGAGAAATATACAGCACTTGAGAAGACATGTGTATCACTTGTATGGGCTAcccaaaaactcaaacattacATGCTTGCTTTCAAGGTCTTGTTGATTGCAAGAATGGATCCTTTGAAATATCTAATGGAGAAGCTGGTGCAAGATGGGAAGACAGCTAAATGGGTTCTacttttgtcaaaatttgatatcaaatatGTGACTCAGAAGTCTGTAAAGGGAAGAACAATTGCCGATCACTTAGCCCATTGTTCACCCAAAGAAGCTAAAGAAATCCAAAGGGACTTTCCAGATGAGGATATCATAGGGATAGAGTTAGAACCATGGAAGATGTATTTTGATATAGCAACTAATCAAAATGGAAATGGCATTGGAGTTCTCCTAATTTCTCTAAAAGGAACACACATCCTATTCTCTAGTAGGCTCAACTTTTCTACCACTAATAACGCCACTGAATATGAAGCTTTTATTGTGGGGTTACAAGCAGCCCTTAGTCTTGAAATAGAAGAGTTAGAAGTGTATGGTGACTCAGCTTTAATAAtttctcaaattcaaaattga